In the genome of Ignavibacteriales bacterium, one region contains:
- a CDS encoding CvpA family protein — translation MNFIDILIALACLIGFILGFKDGFIRKLIGLVGFAIAVVFALNFSGSLGKIIESAFNIELYLAEIIAGAAIFLATILIFSVVKRIVHPFDKVNNLLNQLIGGSIGVIQVLFFASAVFLLLNVFNFPDPKTNKDSMFYSSVYSLIPVTIDFLGGYTPQTKKLIKDYINDKDSTK, via the coding sequence TTGAACTTCATAGATATTCTGATTGCATTGGCTTGTCTTATTGGATTCATACTCGGATTTAAAGATGGATTCATCCGGAAATTAATAGGACTTGTTGGTTTTGCCATTGCCGTTGTATTTGCTTTGAATTTTTCAGGCTCACTTGGAAAGATCATTGAATCGGCATTTAACATTGAATTGTACCTCGCGGAGATCATTGCGGGCGCAGCTATTTTCCTTGCAACAATTCTCATCTTCTCAGTTGTTAAAAGAATTGTGCATCCGTTTGATAAAGTCAACAACCTGTTAAACCAGTTGATTGGCGGCTCTATCGGTGTGATACAGGTTTTGTTTTTTGCGAGTGCGGTTTTTCTTTTGCTGAATGTATTTAATTTTCCTGATCCCAAAACAAATAAAGATTCTATGTTTTATTCATCAGTCTATTCACTTATTCCTGTTACAATTGATTTTCTAGGCGGATACACACCTCAAACAAAAAAACTCATCAAAGATTATATTAACGATAAAGATTCAACTAAATGA
- a CDS encoding GatB/YqeY domain-containing protein yields the protein MNLKEKINEDLKAAMKSGDKTRLTVIRSIRALILEFEKSGAAKEMSPDEEIKMLSTAAKKRKDSIEQFRNAGRTELADQEESELKVLMDYLPKQLDENEISQIINGLAEPIGAKTKDDFSKLMPLVMKELKGKADGKIVKTLVEKFLGVS from the coding sequence ATGAATTTAAAAGAAAAAATAAATGAAGATCTGAAAGCCGCAATGAAGTCCGGTGATAAAACCAGGCTGACAGTAATACGTTCAATCCGTGCGTTGATACTTGAATTTGAAAAAAGCGGCGCTGCAAAAGAAATGAGTCCCGATGAAGAAATTAAAATGCTTAGTACTGCAGCAAAAAAGCGCAAGGATTCAATTGAACAATTCAGGAATGCAGGAAGAACTGAGTTAGCTGATCAGGAAGAAAGTGAATTGAAAGTGCTGATGGATTATCTTCCAAAGCAGTTGGATGAAAATGAAATTTCTCAGATCATCAATGGTCTTGCTGAACCTATCGGTGCAAAAACTAAGGATGATTTTTCAAAATTAATGCCACTGGTTATGAAAGAGTTAAAAGGCAAAGCTGATGGTAAGATAGTAAAAACATTAGTTGAAAAATTTCTTGGTGTTAGTTGA
- a CDS encoding biopolymer transporter ExbD, whose amino-acid sequence MKFEKRRASTKQEIPTASMPDIVFMLLLFFMVTTTLREVDVLVAYSLPEAQAIEKIENKRLVSYLWVGKDKRMQINDSIVLLEEVESIMYKKRQELPNVIVSLRIDKAADMGLVTDIQQELRDAYCLRINYSSTIKL is encoded by the coding sequence ATGAAATTTGAAAAAAGAAGAGCCAGTACTAAGCAGGAAATTCCTACCGCATCAATGCCTGATATAGTTTTCATGCTCTTACTATTTTTTATGGTTACTACAACACTAAGAGAAGTTGATGTTCTTGTAGCTTATTCATTGCCGGAAGCTCAGGCAATTGAAAAGATTGAGAACAAAAGACTCGTATCATATCTATGGGTTGGTAAAGATAAACGTATGCAGATCAATGACAGTATCGTTCTGCTTGAAGAAGTTGAATCGATTATGTATAAGAAGAGACAGGAACTTCCGAATGTGATCGTTTCATTGAGGATTGATAAAGCTGCTGATATGGGTCTTGTAACTGACATTCAGCAGGAGTTAAGAGACGCTTATTGTTTGAGGATTAACTACTCTTCAACCATAAAACTATAA
- a CDS encoding biopolymer transporter ExbD — translation MIKKKKIAEAAIPTSSMADIAFLLLLFFLVATVIDVDTGIGITLPEPLDPETEVTPVSKERMAAILINENGDVLLDGAVIPVHMIKNNLKSRIVSKIELPSNKKLIVSLKTDRKTVYNIYVQALDQIKLSYFEVRDEYSNANFGRKYNDLDPESQEIVKDKIPIIISLAEPEKVQ, via the coding sequence ATGATTAAAAAGAAAAAAATTGCTGAAGCAGCTATACCAACCAGTTCAATGGCAGATATAGCTTTCCTTCTTTTGCTTTTCTTCCTTGTTGCAACGGTTATAGATGTTGATACCGGTATTGGTATTACACTTCCCGAGCCACTTGACCCGGAGACAGAAGTAACACCCGTATCAAAGGAAAGAATGGCAGCTATATTAATTAATGAAAACGGGGATGTTCTACTCGATGGTGCAGTAATTCCTGTACACATGATTAAAAACAATCTTAAATCGAGGATTGTTTCCAAAATTGAATTACCTTCAAATAAAAAATTAATTGTTTCGTTAAAAACAGACCGGAAAACTGTATATAACATTTATGTGCAGGCACTTGACCAGATCAAACTTTCATATTTCGAAGTTCGTGATGAGTATTCAAATGCGAATTTTGGAAGGAAGTATAATGATCTTGATCCTGAAAGCCAGGAAATTGTTAAAGATAAAATCCCGATTATTATTTCACTTGCTGAACCGGAAAAGGTTCAATAA
- a CDS encoding MotA/TolQ/ExbB proton channel family protein, translated as MEFTGVLSSTLNIIAQATNDTGALNWLAEKYEAGGFFMHPILASLVIGLAFCIERFWTLSRARVNTKQFIVKVRKALEEGGVEAAKDVCSNTRGPIASVFHAGLLRADEGLDAAEKAIIAYGGIEMGFLEKGLIWISTFITIAPMLGFTGTVQGMIEAFDAIKEAAQISPAIVAEGISVALLTTLFGLVVAMILQVFYNYFVSRIDKLVGDMEESSIELIDALYELKTRKK; from the coding sequence ATGGAATTTACAGGTGTTCTCTCATCGACTCTTAATATAATCGCACAAGCAACTAATGATACAGGCGCATTGAATTGGCTAGCTGAAAAATATGAAGCAGGTGGCTTCTTTATGCATCCAATTCTTGCAAGTTTAGTCATAGGTCTTGCTTTTTGTATCGAAAGATTCTGGACCCTCTCAAGGGCTAGAGTTAACACAAAACAGTTTATTGTAAAAGTACGAAAAGCACTTGAAGAAGGCGGAGTTGAAGCGGCGAAAGATGTTTGCTCAAATACCCGCGGACCAATTGCTTCTGTATTTCATGCAGGTCTTTTAAGAGCTGATGAAGGACTTGACGCTGCTGAAAAAGCAATCATCGCTTACGGTGGAATTGAAATGGGATTCCTTGAAAAAGGACTTATCTGGATTTCTACGTTTATTACTATTGCACCTATGCTTGGATTTACAGGAACAGTTCAAGGTATGATCGAGGCTTTTGATGCTATTAAAGAAGCTGCACAGATTTCTCCTGCAATTGTTGCTGAAGGTATTTCCGTTGCTCTTCTAACTACATTGTTCGGTCTCGTTGTTGCTATGATCCTCCAGGTATTCTATAATTACTTCGTTTCCAGGATTGATAAGTTGGTTGGGGATATGGAAGAAAGTTCAATAGAACTTATTGACGCTTTGTATGAATTAAAGACTCGTAAAAAATAA
- a CDS encoding SDR family oxidoreductase yields the protein MTRELLIFGAGGYLGKGITSSLLSKNYDKIYLFDFDISKIKTEKENVVLIDTSDLSEEDNVMNVLSKVSPGKDKILFLYSTIGGFSGGRKIWDAEIADYQKMMTINLQTSFLIAKHFSKLVKDSLAGSICFTAALTGLKEEVGKGVYGVSKAALIHLVKTLALEGKEINLSVNALAPYIIDTPANRDWMKEADYSSWIKPEEVGELVHDLFTRFNFVTGNVIKLTNRFAI from the coding sequence ATGACAAGAGAGCTTTTAATTTTTGGTGCAGGCGGTTATCTGGGAAAAGGAATTACATCATCTCTTTTATCAAAAAATTATGATAAAATTTATCTTTTCGATTTTGACATTTCAAAAATAAAAACAGAAAAAGAGAATGTTGTATTGATTGATACTTCTGACTTATCAGAAGAGGACAATGTTATGAATGTTCTCAGTAAAGTCAGTCCCGGCAAGGATAAAATTTTATTTCTTTACTCCACAATCGGCGGATTTTCTGGCGGAAGGAAAATCTGGGATGCTGAAATCGCTGATTATCAGAAAATGATGACGATCAATCTTCAAACCAGTTTTTTAATCGCAAAACATTTTTCAAAACTTGTAAAAGATTCTCTCGCAGGTTCAATTTGTTTTACTGCGGCATTAACAGGTCTTAAAGAAGAAGTGGGTAAAGGTGTCTATGGAGTTTCCAAAGCTGCTCTGATTCACCTTGTTAAAACTCTTGCACTTGAAGGTAAAGAAATAAATCTGAGTGTTAATGCTTTGGCTCCTTACATAATCGATACTCCAGCCAACAGAGACTGGATGAAAGAAGCAGATTATAGTTCCTGGATCAAACCAGAAGAGGTCGGAGAACTCGTTCATGATTTGTTTACCCGGTTCAATTTTGTTACAGGAAATGTTATAAAATTGACAAACAGGTTTGCAATTTAA